A region of Chitinophaga horti DNA encodes the following proteins:
- the rpsR gene encoding 30S ribosomal protein S18, with amino-acid sequence MAVKQEIKYLTAVKQEKRQKKYCRFKKLGIKYVDYKDGEFLKKFLNDQGKMLPRRITGNSLKFQRKVAEAIKKARQMALLPYVTDLLK; translated from the coding sequence ATGGCAGTTAAACAAGAAATCAAATACTTAACCGCGGTTAAGCAGGAGAAACGCCAGAAGAAATACTGTCGTTTCAAGAAACTGGGCATCAAGTATGTCGATTACAAAGATGGTGAGTTCCTGAAGAAGTTCCTGAACGACCAGGGCAAAATGCTGCCACGTCGTATCACTGGTAACTCTCTGAAATTCCAGCGTAAAGTAGCCGAGGCTATTAAAAAAGCTCGTCAAATGGCGCTGTTGCCTTATGTTACTGACCTTTTAAAGTAA
- the rplI gene encoding 50S ribosomal protein L9: MQIILIQDVDNLGQKNELVSVKNGYARNFLIPQKFAVEASPSNLKQLDERVKVQKVKEEKMLAEIAKVVEVLKAAPVKIGAKTGTSGKIFGSVTGVQIARAIKEQKGYEIDRRRIIILDDVKELGTYKAKLDFGKGNEAELEFEVVAE; encoded by the coding sequence ATGCAAATCATCTTAATACAAGACGTTGATAATCTGGGCCAGAAAAATGAACTGGTTAGCGTAAAGAACGGTTACGCCAGGAACTTCCTGATTCCCCAGAAATTTGCCGTAGAAGCCAGCCCTTCTAACCTGAAGCAACTGGACGAACGCGTAAAAGTGCAGAAAGTAAAAGAGGAGAAAATGCTTGCTGAAATCGCGAAAGTGGTTGAAGTACTGAAAGCTGCTCCTGTTAAAATCGGCGCTAAAACCGGTACTTCCGGTAAAATTTTCGGTAGTGTAACCGGCGTTCAGATCGCCCGCGCTATCAAAGAACAGAAAGGTTATGAGATCGACCGTCGTCGTATCATCATCCTGGACGATGTAAAAGAACTGGGTACTTACAAAGCGAAACTGGATTTCGGTAAAGGCAACGAAGCTGAGCTGGAATTTGAAGTAGTAGCTGAGTAG
- the rpsF gene encoding 30S ribosomal protein S6, with amino-acid sequence MSNYELMVIFTPVLSEEDSKSIQKKFADVIKDNGGTITHENPWGLKSLAYPIQKKTTGMYLVLEFSAPSDLNEKLKIQLNRDENVLRYMVTKLDKHAVAYNARKRGSLNAESKTVEA; translated from the coding sequence ATGTCAAACTACGAATTGATGGTGATTTTTACCCCTGTGCTGTCTGAAGAAGATTCTAAATCTATTCAGAAGAAATTTGCTGACGTTATTAAAGATAACGGCGGTACAATTACGCACGAAAATCCCTGGGGTCTGAAATCACTGGCGTATCCCATCCAGAAGAAAACCACGGGCATGTACCTGGTTCTGGAGTTCAGTGCGCCATCCGACCTCAATGAGAAGCTGAAGATCCAGCTGAATCGCGATGAAAATGTATTGCGTTACATGGTTACTAAACTTGACAAGCACGCGGTAGCGTACAACGCAAGGAAACGTGGTAGCCTGAATGCTGAATCCAAAACCGTTGAAGCTTAA
- the htpG gene encoding molecular chaperone HtpG, which produces MQKGAIRVQTENIFPIIKKFLYSDHEIFIRELVSNAVDATQKLKTLASVGEFKGELGELDITVKVDKENKTITISDRGIGMTAEEVDKYINQVAFSGAEEFVNKYKDQGNGANIIGHFGLGFYSSFMISDKVEIISKSWKDAPAVRWECDGSPEYQLEETTRADRGTDIVMYVNEDSLEFLEDGRVRSILEKFCRFLPVPIKFHDEQINNPTPAWTKKPSELTTEDYQNFYKELYPFSEPPLFWIHLNVDYPFNLTGILYFPAIKKTYEMQKDKINLYSNQVYVTDEVKDIVPEFLMLLHGVIDSPDIPLNVSRSYLQGDPNVRKINAHITKKVADKLDEIFRNDRKSFEEKWEHTGLFVKYGMMTDDKFYEKANKFLVMEDVDGGTFYTLDELRNETQALQTNKEGKLVIIYSTNPVQQDSYVWAAKSKGYKVVKMETLVDAAFINTIEQKWDNVQFTRVDADIADNLIDANENKDSVLTEEQTTKLKDIFTFQLQSQPNIKVDFKGLAADAQPVIVTRSEFMRRMKDMAAVSGQANSWYSQLPDEITMTVNANHPIYQDILKEADGGRQQKLVRNLADLALLSQHLLTGADLTAFVHRSVELLKV; this is translated from the coding sequence ATGCAGAAAGGTGCCATCCGCGTTCAGACGGAAAATATCTTCCCCATTATCAAGAAATTTCTTTACTCCGATCACGAAATCTTTATCCGTGAACTGGTAAGTAATGCCGTAGACGCTACCCAAAAGCTCAAAACCCTCGCCAGCGTAGGTGAGTTTAAAGGCGAACTGGGTGAACTGGACATCACCGTAAAAGTGGATAAAGAGAACAAAACGATCACTATTTCCGACCGTGGTATCGGTATGACCGCCGAGGAAGTAGATAAATATATTAACCAGGTGGCCTTCTCGGGCGCCGAGGAGTTCGTGAATAAATATAAAGACCAGGGCAATGGCGCCAACATCATTGGTCACTTTGGTCTCGGTTTTTACTCTTCTTTTATGATCTCTGATAAGGTAGAGATCATCTCCAAATCCTGGAAAGATGCGCCTGCCGTACGTTGGGAGTGCGATGGCAGCCCGGAATACCAGCTGGAAGAAACTACCCGCGCCGACCGTGGTACGGATATCGTGATGTATGTGAACGAAGACAGCCTGGAGTTTCTGGAAGACGGCCGTGTACGCAGCATCCTGGAAAAATTCTGTCGCTTCCTGCCAGTGCCTATCAAGTTTCACGACGAGCAAATCAATAACCCAACGCCCGCCTGGACTAAAAAGCCTAGTGAGCTGACCACCGAAGATTACCAGAACTTCTATAAAGAACTGTACCCTTTCTCCGAACCACCGCTGTTTTGGATTCACCTGAATGTGGACTATCCGTTTAACCTGACAGGCATCCTGTATTTCCCGGCTATTAAAAAGACCTACGAAATGCAGAAAGACAAGATCAACCTGTACAGCAACCAGGTATACGTAACCGACGAGGTGAAAGACATCGTTCCCGAATTCCTGATGCTGCTGCATGGTGTGATCGACAGTCCGGATATTCCGTTGAACGTAAGCCGCAGCTACCTGCAGGGCGATCCGAATGTACGTAAGATCAACGCGCACATTACGAAAAAAGTAGCCGATAAGCTGGACGAGATCTTCCGCAACGACCGTAAATCTTTCGAAGAAAAATGGGAGCACACCGGCCTGTTCGTGAAATACGGTATGATGACCGACGACAAGTTTTACGAGAAGGCGAACAAGTTCCTCGTGATGGAAGATGTAGACGGCGGTACCTTCTACACACTGGACGAGCTGCGTAATGAAACGCAGGCGCTGCAAACAAACAAAGAAGGTAAGCTGGTGATCATCTACTCCACCAACCCGGTGCAGCAGGATAGCTATGTGTGGGCCGCAAAATCGAAAGGTTATAAAGTAGTGAAGATGGAAACCCTTGTGGATGCCGCCTTCATCAACACCATAGAGCAAAAGTGGGACAATGTACAATTCACCCGTGTGGATGCCGACATTGCTGACAACCTGATCGACGCGAACGAGAATAAAGACAGCGTGCTTACCGAAGAGCAGACTACCAAACTGAAAGACATTTTCACCTTCCAGTTACAGTCGCAGCCAAACATTAAAGTAGATTTCAAAGGACTGGCTGCGGATGCACAGCCGGTAATCGTTACCCGCAGCGAGTTTATGCGCCGTATGAAAGACATGGCGGCCGTTAGCGGACAAGCGAACAGCTGGTACTCACAACTGCCCGACGAAATCACCATGACCGTAAACGCCAACCACCCGATATACCAGGACATCCTGAAAGAGGCGGACGGTGGCCGTCAGCAAAAGCTGGTACGCAACCTGGCCGATCTGGCTTTGTTGTCGCAGCACCTGCTGACCGGTGCAGATCTTACTGCGTTCGTACACAGGAGCGTAGAATTGCTGAAAGTGTAG